GGATGAGTTAGTAAAACTTAATGAATAATATTGCAGTCAGGCCTAGTTTATGTTAAGATACTTCTTGTGGCTTGAAGCAAACGTGCTTTATGCTGCTTATAACAATGTTCCGCTGCAATGAAAGTGTGCAAGAGCATTCGTGGGAGGAGTTGAAAACGATGCAACAATTAATCGAAGAAATCACAAAAGCACAACTTCGCACTGATCTTCCATCTTTCCGTCCTGGTGACACTGTACGTGTTCACGTTAAGGTTGTTGAAGGAACTCGTGAACGTATCCAGTTGTTTGAAGGTGTAGTGATTAAGCGTCGTGGCGGTGGAATCAGCGAAACTTTTACAGTACGTAAAGTTTCTTACGGAGTAGGCGTTGAGCGTACTTTCCCTGTTCACACACCAAAAATTGCGAAGCTTGAAGTAATCCGCCGCGGTAAAGTCCGCCGTGCGAAACTTTACTACCTGCGCAACCTGCGTGGTAAAAAAGCTCGTATTAAAGAAATTCGATAAGAATGAATGTCAAAAAGGAGCTTGCCTAGCCAAGCTCCTTTTTCATTCAGTTTCTGCTCGCGAGAATGGAACATGATTCATTGTAATGTTAAATAAAAATTAAAAAATCATCGCCCATCGTGTTTATCTTGACTGACTTATGTAAAATAAAGTTATGTACTCAAACTACATTTATTTTAGAATGGTGGGAAAAGAATGGCCGAGAAAAAAAAGAATGAACTGTGGGAATGGACGAAAG
The nucleotide sequence above comes from Mesobacillus jeotgali. Encoded proteins:
- the rplS gene encoding 50S ribosomal protein L19 produces the protein MQQLIEEITKAQLRTDLPSFRPGDTVRVHVKVVEGTRERIQLFEGVVIKRRGGGISETFTVRKVSYGVGVERTFPVHTPKIAKLEVIRRGKVRRAKLYYLRNLRGKKARIKEIR